AAGCTTCATGGATTTCAGAGATGCTCAAGGGTCTCTCTTCGACAGGAATTCCTTTTTCGCGGAGCAGGGTGATGAGACTGTCCCGGGTTATCCCTTTTAGGATGGTGCCACTTAGATTGGGTGTTATGGCCACACCATCAATCACAAAAAAGATATTCATGGTACCCACTTCCTGCACATATTTAAATTCCTTGGCGTCCATCCACATGACCTGGTCATAACCTTTTTGCTTTGCCAGTTTAGCGGGATAAAGGCTCGCGCCGTAATTACCGGCTGCCTTGGCTTCACCCACACCACCGTCACAGGCTCTGACATATTTTTCTTCCACCAAAAGACTGACCGGCTTGCTGTAGTAAGGCCCCGAAGGCAAACACATAATCATCATTTTGAAATGGTCTGAAGATCTGACTCCGACAAATTCGTCCGTAGCCATCATCACAGGACGTATGTACAAAGCACTTTCTTCATTTTTTGGAATCCATGCTTTGTCAAGAAGTATTAGCTTGCTCAATGCTTTCACAAAGAGTTCCTCAGGAAATTCGGGCATGCACATTCTCCTGGCAGATACATTCAGTCGCTTTGCATGGTCGATCGGTCTGAACAAAAGTGGATTTCCATCCTCATCGATGCTCGCTTTCATACCCTCAAAAATAGCCTGACCATAATGCCAGGCCATGGTGGCAGGATGAAAAGGAAGTCTTTGAAGGGGGCAGATTTCCATGTTGATCCATTGCTGTCCATCAAAATCTGCGACAAACATGTGGTCTGTAAAAATTCGTCCAAAAGGGATGTTGTTGAAATCCAGTTCAGCGATTCTGCTCTCCGGTGCTCTCCTTATTTTTATTCCTGATTCCATGAATTGGTTTTGTACAAATGTAGAGTTAAATTTACTTTTACAGCTTAAAATTGTTTTAAAGTTTTAAATTTTCATTTTGAATCTCTACGCAGCATCCATACAAAAGTACAATATTCCCAAAAGCCTTTTAGGAATTGACGAAGTCTTGCTAAAATCGCAAAATTTAATTTTGTGTAACTATCAAATTGAGGAAGAAAAAACAATGCTTGATTTTTTGCAGAAAATTGAGCAGGCTGTGTTTGGCAAAAGCGATCTGACCGCAAAGCGGATTTTTTTACAGAAAAATCAATTTTTCAAAGTCAGTGATTGGATCAAAGGATCTCAGGCGCGCAGTCTGATCAGTTTTGGCCTGCCTCCGTCGCAGTTGTGTTTACAAGGTTTTTCGCAACAGCATGTACGATACCAATGGTGCGGATGTCAATTTATTTTTGCGGAGAATTTGGAAGAATATTTTCACCTTCCTCAGAAAAAAGCGATGCTGTGGTCCGCTCTGCAAACTTTGGAATTGAGCTCATGATAGAATTCATTTTCGCATCATCCAACACCCACAAGTTGACTGAGATAAAATCAATTCTCCCGGATTGGATTCGTGTCAGAAGCATGTCAGAAATTGCTTGCGCCGTTGAATTGCCGGAGACAGGACACACACTGGAGGACAATGCACAAGAGAAGTTGATGGCATTTTACAAAATCGTTGGGAAGGATTGTTTTTCAGAAGATTCAGGATTGGAAGTGGATGCACTTGGGGGAGCGCCGGGAGTTAATACGGCCATTTACAGCGGAAGCCGGAATGCCATGGACAACATGGAATTGTTATTGTCTGAAATGAAGCATATTGCCAATCGCCGTGCTCGTTTCCGCACCGTAATCGCACTCCATTTGCGGGGTCAAATCCATCTGTTCGAAGGTAGGGTGGAAGGGATGATTGCTGAATCAATGGCAGGAAATTCAGGTTTTGGATACGATCCGATTTTTATCCCCAATGGATATAAGCACACATTTGCCCAACTGCCGGAAGAAATAAAAAGCTCGATCAGCCACAGGGCGGAAGCGGTGCAAAAAATGTGCAGATTTTTAGAATCTTACAAATAAAAATCCAATATGGTCATGGCAGCCAGAAAAATGCTGGCCACTCCGTTGGTCGTGAAAAACGCCAAATTGATTTTTTCAAGAGAATGATCTCTGATGATCCAGTGTTGGTAAAACAATAGAAAAAGAAAACCTGCAGTGCCCAACCACATCCAGAGCTGAAGTCCGTAGTCGAGATTTAAAAAGATGGCGCATGCCAAAATGCAAAGAGCACAAATGATATGAAGAAAAGAAGAAATCAGCATGGCCTTGCCAATGCCAAATCTGGATGGGATAGAATACAAATCTTCTGATTGGTCAAATTCGATGTCCTGTAAGGCGTAAAGCACATCAAACCCGGCCACCCAGGCAATGACAGCAATTCCGTATAATACAGGAAGCACATCAAAATGGCCGGTGACAGCAATGTATGCGCCTACCGGTGCCAGCGAAAGACCAAGCCCTAAAAAAACATGGCATAGCCAGCTAAAGCGCTTGGTATAGCTATATCCCAATACAATCAGTAAGGCTACGGGCGAAAGATAAAAACAAAGTG
This window of the Saprospiraceae bacterium genome carries:
- a CDS encoding UbiA family prenyltransferase, with amino-acid sequence MKIASFLSLVKFSHTVFAMPFAMLGFFIALHHDGFGTIQYRELFLIIICMITARNAAMAFNRWADRLIDLKNKRTASREIPSGVISPKAAIIFIIINSLAFMTSAWFLNPLCFYLSPVALLIVLGYSYTKRFSWLCHVFLGLGLSLAPVGAYIAVTGHFDVLPVLYGIAVIAWVAGFDVLYALQDIEFDQSEDLYSIPSRFGIGKAMLISSFLHIICALCILACAIFLNLDYGLQLWMWLGTAGFLFLLFYQHWIIRDHSLEKINLAFFTTNGVASIFLAAMTILDFYL
- the rdgB gene encoding RdgB/HAM1 family non-canonical purine NTP pyrophosphatase, whose translation is MIEFIFASSNTHKLTEIKSILPDWIRVRSMSEIACAVELPETGHTLEDNAQEKLMAFYKIVGKDCFSEDSGLEVDALGGAPGVNTAIYSGSRNAMDNMELLLSEMKHIANRRARFRTVIALHLRGQIHLFEGRVEGMIAESMAGNSGFGYDPIFIPNGYKHTFAQLPEEIKSSISHRAEAVQKMCRFLESYK
- a CDS encoding branched-chain amino acid aminotransferase — translated: MESGIKIRRAPESRIAELDFNNIPFGRIFTDHMFVADFDGQQWINMEICPLQRLPFHPATMAWHYGQAIFEGMKASIDEDGNPLLFRPIDHAKRLNVSARRMCMPEFPEELFVKALSKLILLDKAWIPKNEESALYIRPVMMATDEFVGVRSSDHFKMMIMCLPSGPYYSKPVSLLVEEKYVRACDGGVGEAKAAGNYGASLYPAKLAKQKGYDQVMWMDAKEFKYVQEVGTMNIFFVIDGVAITPNLSGTILKGITRDSLITLLREKGIPVEERPLSISEIHEAYQKGKLQEVFGAGTAAVVASVNRIGYKGEDMLLNPDEYKISPMLKSEINGIRKGRIPDTHHWIYPVYSEALAHSF